A genome region from Candidatus Saganbacteria bacterium includes the following:
- a CDS encoding putative DNA binding domain-containing protein has translation MTTWEEIVELLEQGEGQSVEFEKNIPSDDDIARELVAFSNSDGGRLILGIDDKNKHLIGIDPDDNFSNWIANVGNVRCVPKINPGVEIFNRGTQKIAIITIHEGDEKPYKTDDICYIRDGSLSRPAKEREEQEITSPWSGHGLNKRQKRILDYVTEHSTISNKEYREMFNISHKTAHLELTMLADKKILVCQGAGRSTRYILPASNE, from the coding sequence ATGACAACCTGGGAAGAAATCGTTGAACTGCTCGAGCAGGGTGAAGGCCAGTCGGTCGAATTCGAGAAGAATATACCCTCAGATGACGATATCGCCAGGGAACTCGTCGCTTTTTCAAATTCTGACGGAGGAAGGCTTATCCTTGGCATCGATGACAAGAACAAACACCTTATCGGGATAGACCCGGATGATAACTTCTCTAACTGGATCGCAAATGTCGGCAATGTCAGGTGCGTTCCCAAGATCAACCCGGGTGTTGAAATTTTCAACAGGGGCACTCAGAAGATCGCGATCATAACCATCCATGAAGGCGACGAAAAACCGTATAAAACCGATGATATCTGCTATATAAGGGACGGTTCGCTGTCACGGCCCGCGAAAGAACGCGAGGAGCAGGAGATCACAAGTCCGTGGTCAGGCCACGGGCTGAACAAGCGCCAGAAAAGGATCCTTGACTATGTGACCGAGCACAGCACTATATCTAACAAAGAATACAGAGAGATGTTCAATATCTCGCACAAGACGGCCCACCTTGAGCTGACGATGCTGGCGGATAAAAAGATCCTCGTCTGCCAGGGCGCCGGCAGGTCCACCAGATATATCCTTCCCGCAAGCAACGAATAG
- the lexA gene encoding transcriptional repressor LexA, with translation MKELTDRQKSVFDYLSAFIEEKGFAPSIREMCVEFKIRSTKAIHSHLKALEEKGWIKRSSNARSIEVIGRKRVINLPLVGQVAAGRPILAVENIEDTIPLAWDFAKNARDGFILRVKGDSMVDAGINEGDLILVKPQPDADNGNIVVAMIDDEATVKKYFKRSDHIVLQPYNSNYAPIKVSKNFRLVGRVMGLIRKY, from the coding sequence ATGAAAGAGCTCACCGACCGCCAGAAGTCCGTTTTTGATTACCTGTCCGCTTTTATCGAGGAAAAAGGGTTTGCCCCGTCAATAAGGGAGATGTGCGTGGAGTTCAAGATAAGGTCTACAAAGGCCATACACAGCCATCTTAAGGCCCTTGAGGAAAAAGGATGGATCAAGAGGTCATCTAACGCAAGGAGCATAGAGGTCATCGGCAGAAAGAGGGTAATAAACCTGCCGCTTGTAGGACAGGTGGCGGCAGGCCGGCCTATCCTCGCTGTGGAAAATATAGAAGATACGATCCCTCTCGCCTGGGATTTTGCCAAGAACGCCCGCGACGGGTTTATCCTGCGCGTAAAAGGGGACAGCATGGTGGACGCGGGGATAAACGAAGGAGACCTTATTCTGGTAAAACCACAGCCGGACGCCGATAACGGGAATATTGTTGTCGCAATGATCGACGACGAAGCGACTGTAAAAAAATATTTCAAAAGAAGCGACCATATAGTATTGCAGCCGTATAACAGTAATTACGCGCCGATAAAAGTGAGCAAAAATTTCAGGCTGGTAGGGAGGGTGATGGGGCTGATAAGGAAATATTAA
- the pyk gene encoding pyruvate kinase, protein MDSKTKIIATLGPVSFSKEMIKKLIDAGVDLFRVNMSHEVIKDGIQLVQTIRQINKYIGIIVDLQGPRIRTGKLKGGSTVLKNGSDLIITTKDIEGDDKRVSTDYKELPSFIKPGQKLLIDNGLLELQATGVSNTEIHCKVITGGRLGEHKGINIPGVSIFKKALTEKDKEDIKFACSAQADYIALSFTKNAHDVLEAKKICQDYGCSIPVIAKIENQEAVNHLEEIIGVSDAIMVARGDLGVELPPEDVPIIQKDIIKKCAKAGKPVIVASQMLETMVENPRPTRAESTDVANAIFDSTDAVMLSEETASGKYPVESVIMMTRIINKAEEGRERQSHLRKIDIKDSISLAVSHAAVHTSEDVSAKAIISFTSSGSTALMVSKWRPACPIIASVTSERAARKVSLYWGVKAIIMKECKTTDEMIINVEKAVHEQKLLQKDDLVIITAGVPIGQPGTTNLIKVHRIG, encoded by the coding sequence ATGGACAGCAAAACAAAGATAATAGCTACACTGGGCCCTGTCTCTTTTTCAAAAGAGATGATAAAAAAACTTATTGATGCCGGGGTCGATCTTTTCCGCGTCAATATGTCGCACGAAGTGATAAAGGACGGCATACAGCTCGTCCAGACCATCAGGCAGATAAATAAATATATCGGGATCATAGTGGACCTCCAGGGGCCCAGGATAAGGACCGGAAAACTGAAGGGCGGCAGCACAGTATTAAAGAACGGTTCCGATCTTATCATCACTACAAAAGACATAGAAGGCGACGATAAACGGGTATCGACAGATTATAAAGAACTCCCTTCATTTATAAAGCCCGGGCAAAAACTTCTTATTGATAACGGGCTGTTGGAGCTTCAGGCAACGGGCGTCAGCAATACAGAGATACACTGCAAGGTCATAACAGGCGGGCGTCTGGGCGAACACAAAGGTATCAACATCCCGGGCGTGTCAATATTTAAAAAAGCCCTCACCGAAAAAGACAAAGAGGACATCAAGTTCGCCTGCTCGGCTCAGGCGGATTATATAGCTCTCTCTTTCACCAAGAACGCGCATGACGTGCTCGAGGCAAAAAAGATCTGCCAGGACTATGGATGTTCTATTCCGGTGATCGCCAAGATCGAGAACCAGGAAGCGGTAAATCACCTTGAAGAGATAATAGGCGTGTCCGACGCGATAATGGTCGCAAGGGGCGACCTCGGAGTGGAACTTCCGCCGGAGGACGTGCCTATCATACAAAAAGACATCATAAAAAAGTGTGCGAAGGCCGGAAAGCCGGTTATTGTAGCCAGCCAGATGCTCGAGACAATGGTCGAGAATCCCAGGCCCACCAGGGCGGAATCGACCGATGTCGCAAACGCCATATTCGACAGCACGGATGCCGTCATGCTCTCCGAAGAGACCGCCAGCGGGAAATATCCTGTTGAATCCGTCATTATGATGACCAGGATAATCAACAAAGCCGAAGAGGGGAGAGAGAGGCAATCTCATCTAAGGAAAATAGATATTAAGGATAGTATCTCACTCGCAGTGTCCCACGCGGCAGTACACACCAGCGAGGACGTCAGCGCTAAGGCGATAATTTCATTCACGTCCTCCGGATCAACAGCTCTCATGGTATCAAAATGGCGTCCTGCCTGCCCGATAATCGCCAGTGTAACATCGGAAAGGGCGGCAAGAAAGGTCTCCCTTTACTGGGGCGTCAAGGCCATAATAATGAAGGAATGCAAGACGACGGACGAGATGATCATTAACGTCGAAAAAGCAGTTCATGAACAGAAGCTGCTTCAAAAGGACGACCTCGTCATAATAACTGCCGGAGTACCGATCGGCCAGCCCGGGACAACTAACCTCATAAAAGTGCACAGGATAGGGTAG
- the tpiA gene encoding triose-phosphate isomerase, with protein sequence MRKPLIAGNWKMFKTAKEAASMIEELKTKVSDVKDREIAVCPTFTALESAVKAAKGSNVNIGGQNVFWEEKGAFTGEIAPNMLKDIGCKFVIIGHSERRQYFRETDETVNKRIFAALKAGLLPIVCVGETLGQREESKTFSVVETQVRNGLKGLIVEQMKNIVIAYEPVWAIGTGKTATPAQAQEVHAFIRKLLKDIFGPEISASTRVLYGGSVKPDNMKELMSCEDIDGGLVGGASLEAESFSKIIKY encoded by the coding sequence ATGCGCAAACCATTGATCGCGGGGAACTGGAAGATGTTCAAGACGGCAAAGGAAGCAGCTTCCATGATAGAGGAGCTTAAAACAAAGGTCTCGGATGTGAAAGACAGGGAGATCGCGGTATGCCCTACTTTTACAGCTCTTGAATCAGCTGTAAAGGCGGCAAAAGGAAGTAATGTAAATATCGGCGGGCAGAATGTTTTCTGGGAAGAAAAAGGCGCTTTTACAGGTGAAATTGCTCCGAATATGCTGAAAGATATAGGTTGTAAATTTGTGATAATCGGCCATTCGGAGAGAAGACAATATTTCCGCGAAACGGATGAAACGGTAAACAAGAGGATATTTGCTGCGCTTAAAGCCGGATTACTACCCATAGTCTGTGTCGGAGAAACGCTTGGACAAAGGGAAGAGAGCAAGACATTTTCAGTGGTCGAAACACAGGTCAGGAACGGTCTAAAAGGTTTGATCGTCGAACAGATGAAAAATATCGTCATCGCTTATGAACCGGTCTGGGCTATCGGGACCGGAAAAACCGCAACCCCGGCTCAGGCCCAGGAAGTCCACGCCTTCATCAGAAAACTGCTTAAAGATATTTTCGGTCCTGAAATATCAGCTTCAACGAGGGTCCTTTACGGCGGAAGCGTGAAACCGGATAATATGAAGGAACTTATGTCTTGCGAGGATATCGACGGCGGTCTTGTCGGCGGAGCAAGTCTTGAAGCTGAGTCATTTTCTAAAATAATAAAGTATTAA
- a CDS encoding diphosphate--fructose-6-phosphate 1-phosphotransferase, which yields MNNIGELICEKLKKEKVERLEVLKDLSKIELSEGKKFDIHSKAEKDLSEIAHNPLLTFNTGGNIAKKALKVGVLFSGGPASGGHNVVVGLYDALKEIDPKSEIIGFMNGPDGLLKADGRILSNEDIDSVRNQGGFYLLGTSRTKFEKETSLNKCLETVNKFDLDGLLIIGGDDSNTNAAHLANFLKKSGAKTVVIGIPKTIDGDLAYLPYLQTSFGFYTAARIYSEMVGNICRDLPSSKKIWHFVKLMGRSASWITLETAFQTRPNIALIGEEIKEKKMTLVQVVDHVCEVIAGRHAAGKDYGIVLIPEGIVEFIPEVKRLISDINKAIVKIGNDEFINMHLLDRREKVMVELDQGNEKLFAGLPHAVQNGLLSGLDPHGNVQVSQIASDILLMDLCQEKLSKKGYEIGSKLHKFKMTTQTHFYGYDGRCGYPTWFDAAYTYNLGRAASILVASGKTGYMVSINGLEKDVEKWNALAIPLAGMMAAEERKGKEVIVISKYLVDLASPAFKEFAKERGKWAVEDAYLCPGPIQFWGPDELVKTRAVTMGLNSA from the coding sequence ATGAATAATATCGGCGAGCTTATATGCGAAAAGTTGAAAAAAGAAAAGGTTGAAAGGCTGGAGGTGCTGAAAGACCTCTCAAAGATAGAACTTTCAGAGGGAAAGAAGTTCGATATTCATTCAAAAGCGGAAAAAGATCTTTCCGAGATCGCTCATAATCCTCTTCTTACTTTTAATACAGGCGGTAATATTGCAAAAAAAGCCTTAAAAGTCGGCGTTCTTTTTTCGGGAGGTCCCGCCTCCGGCGGTCATAACGTCGTTGTCGGCCTGTACGACGCGTTAAAAGAGATCGATCCAAAGAGCGAGATCATCGGTTTCATGAACGGACCTGACGGCCTTCTCAAAGCGGACGGCAGGATACTTTCAAATGAGGACATCGACAGCGTCAGGAATCAGGGCGGGTTTTACCTGCTTGGCACTTCCCGTACCAAATTTGAAAAAGAAACAAGCCTTAATAAATGCCTGGAAACGGTTAATAAATTTGATCTTGACGGTTTGCTGATCATCGGCGGTGATGATTCAAATACTAATGCGGCGCATCTGGCTAATTTCCTGAAAAAGAGCGGCGCAAAGACAGTTGTCATCGGTATACCGAAGACGATCGACGGGGACCTTGCCTATCTCCCCTATCTGCAGACCTCGTTCGGCTTCTACACAGCGGCGAGGATCTACAGCGAAATGGTGGGTAATATATGCAGGGACCTTCCTTCAAGTAAAAAAATATGGCATTTTGTTAAGCTTATGGGCAGGTCTGCCAGCTGGATAACTCTTGAAACAGCTTTCCAGACGCGTCCGAACATCGCGCTCATTGGTGAAGAGATCAAAGAAAAGAAAATGACGCTCGTGCAGGTCGTCGACCATGTCTGCGAAGTGATAGCCGGAAGGCATGCGGCCGGCAAAGATTACGGCATCGTGCTGATACCCGAAGGAATAGTCGAGTTCATTCCGGAGGTCAAAAGATTGATCTCGGACATCAACAAAGCGATAGTGAAGATCGGGAACGATGAATTTATTAATATGCACCTTTTGGACAGAAGGGAAAAAGTCATGGTGGAACTTGACCAGGGGAATGAAAAATTATTCGCCGGTCTCCCTCACGCGGTCCAGAACGGGCTTCTTTCGGGGCTTGATCCGCACGGCAATGTCCAGGTCTCGCAGATCGCGTCCGATATCCTGCTGATGGACCTCTGCCAGGAAAAACTTTCGAAGAAAGGATACGAGATCGGCTCAAAACTCCATAAGTTCAAGATGACCACCCAGACGCATTTCTACGGATATGACGGGAGATGCGGATATCCGACCTGGTTCGATGCAGCGTATACGTATAACCTGGGAAGAGCGGCAAGCATTCTCGTTGCCAGCGGTAAGACAGGATATATGGTAAGCATCAACGGCCTTGAAAAAGACGTTGAAAAATGGAACGCTCTGGCCATCCCTTTAGCCGGGATGATGGCGGCAGAAGAAAGAAAAGGAAAAGAAGTTATCGTAATATCAAAATATCTTGTGGACCTTGCATCCCCTGCGTTCAAAGAATTTGCAAAGGAACGCGGTAAATGGGCCGTCGAAGATGCTTATCTCTGTCCGGGGCCTATCCAGTTCTGGGGGCCGGACGAGCTTGTTAAGACAAGAGCAGTGACGATGGGGTTGAACTCAGCTTAA
- a CDS encoding tetratricopeptide repeat protein: YRTNFNLGCGFNLVLDIRPGQIKNLALFNKIALHAINRKFYTSVLCLMDNFDAASDEDLPTLSDFYNLKGICYRYLNNFDEAERCFIKSFEICKNNFSPVLNLGKMSETRNDNRKAVEYFSAALKIAPESGDIKELLENAKNKK, encoded by the coding sequence AATATCGGACCAATTTTAACTTAGGTTGCGGTTTCAATCTGGTGCTCGACATAAGACCGGGACAGATCAAAAATCTGGCTTTGTTCAACAAGATAGCCCTTCATGCAATAAATCGCAAGTTTTACACTTCTGTCTTGTGCCTCATGGATAATTTTGATGCTGCCTCTGATGAAGATCTTCCGACATTATCCGATTTTTATAACCTGAAGGGCATCTGTTATAGATATTTGAATAATTTTGACGAAGCAGAACGTTGTTTTATCAAATCATTCGAGATCTGTAAAAATAATTTTAGCCCTGTCTTAAATCTCGGTAAGATGTCTGAAACACGAAATGATAATAGAAAAGCCGTTGAATATTTTTCCGCCGCGTTAAAAATAGCTCCGGAAAGCGGTGATATAAAGGAGCTCCTTGAAAATGCCAAAAATAAAAAATAA
- the truB gene encoding tRNA pseudouridine(55) synthase TruB, whose amino-acid sequence MDAVVNLNKPFGITSFKAVEIIRDLLKIKKAGHAGTLDPMATGVLIVCLGKACKYSSFLMVSDKEYEAVITFGISTDSGDSDGKVTAKQDVQIKIEDIKRVLKSFIGELEQVPPMVSAIHYKGKRLYELARKGIKVEIKPRKINIYDIKLLDFEDGVNPKAKILVSCSKGTYIRTLCEDIGKSLNVPAHESSLIRTRSGKFTVKDSRTLEEIRKLYENGSLEEALCYEYKKRD is encoded by the coding sequence ATGGACGCAGTTGTAAACCTCAACAAACCCTTCGGCATCACTTCATTTAAAGCGGTCGAAATAATCCGCGATCTCCTAAAGATAAAAAAAGCGGGGCATGCAGGAACTCTGGACCCGATGGCTACCGGAGTCCTTATCGTATGCCTCGGAAAAGCCTGCAAATACTCGTCTTTTCTTATGGTCTCCGATAAAGAATACGAGGCAGTCATCACTTTCGGTATCTCTACGGACAGCGGTGACAGCGACGGCAAAGTGACGGCAAAGCAGGATGTACAAATAAAAATAGAAGATATTAAAAGGGTTCTCAAGTCTTTTATCGGGGAGCTCGAACAGGTCCCTCCGATGGTGTCCGCAATTCACTATAAAGGCAAAAGGCTCTATGAACTGGCAAGAAAAGGGATAAAAGTCGAGATAAAACCCCGAAAAATAAATATCTATGATATTAAATTGCTTGATTTTGAAGATGGGGTGAATCCGAAAGCAAAGATCCTTGTCTCTTGTTCCAAAGGTACTTACATCAGGACGTTATGCGAAGATATAGGCAAGAGCCTGAATGTTCCCGCCCATGAATCATCACTGATAAGGACAAGAAGCGGGAAATTCACCGTCAAAGACAGCAGGACGCTTGAAGAGATCAGAAAATTGTATGAAAATGGAAGTCTGGAAGAAGCCTTGTGCTATGAGTATAAAAAAAGAGATTGA
- a CDS encoding bifunctional oligoribonuclease/PAP phosphatase NrnA, with product MKKIIEAINNHSNFLVCLHVDPDGDTIGSASALSSILKKLGKKVSIYSRDKIPEIYGFLKNIDQIKSSLVPEDRFDAVIAVDCGDIKRIAVGDKIRQHSDLLINIDHHEDNKKFGDLNLVKKCSSTGEIIYKIAKKMGVGLDPDIAAAIYAAIITDTGCFKYDNTNAKIFSIAKDLADNGADPHGIAFKIYESKTRSEIKILGFALEKMESTADGKISWIILTNEDIKKCGANSEEVSGIADHLRSLKDTDIAVFLKETESGTVKVNFRSKTKNVQRIAKEFGGGGHVRASGAVLKMEINKAKDSILETVKSLWTQL from the coding sequence ATGAAAAAGATCATCGAGGCGATCAATAATCACTCTAATTTTCTTGTGTGCCTGCATGTCGATCCTGACGGCGACACTATAGGTTCCGCCAGCGCTCTTTCTTCTATACTTAAAAAACTCGGCAAAAAAGTCTCGATCTATTCAAGGGATAAAATACCGGAGATATATGGTTTTCTCAAAAACATCGATCAGATAAAATCTTCTTTGGTCCCCGAAGACAGGTTTGACGCCGTCATAGCCGTGGACTGCGGGGACATCAAAAGAATAGCGGTCGGCGATAAAATAAGACAGCATTCGGACCTGCTGATCAATATCGACCATCACGAGGACAATAAAAAGTTCGGCGATCTGAACCTTGTAAAAAAATGCTCTTCTACGGGAGAGATAATCTACAAGATCGCAAAAAAAATGGGGGTAGGCCTTGACCCCGACATCGCGGCCGCTATTTACGCCGCTATTATAACTGATACCGGTTGTTTCAAATATGATAATACAAACGCAAAAATATTCTCCATCGCAAAAGACCTGGCTGATAACGGGGCCGATCCGCACGGCATCGCGTTCAAGATCTATGAGTCCAAGACCAGGTCAGAGATCAAGATCCTCGGTTTTGCGCTGGAAAAGATGGAAAGCACCGCTGACGGAAAGATAAGCTGGATCATCCTGACCAACGAAGACATCAAAAAGTGCGGGGCTAACAGCGAGGAAGTGAGCGGCATCGCCGACCACCTGCGGTCCCTGAAGGACACCGATATAGCTGTTTTTCTGAAAGAAACGGAAAGCGGGACGGTAAAGGTCAATTTCAGATCAAAGACAAAGAATGTCCAGAGGATAGCCAAAGAATTCGGAGGGGGAGGCCACGTCCGCGCCTCGGGAGCGGTGCTAAAAATGGAGATAAATAAAGCAAAAGACTCTATTCTTGAAACCGTAAAGTCATTATGGACGCAGTTGTAA
- the rbfA gene encoding 30S ribosome-binding factor RbfA, producing the protein MSRSDRVAQRIKVLISEILHCEINDPRIGFLTVTDVSVSPDLKNAKIYVSVLGKENDKKEALKGLESARKFIRGCLGNKLSLRAVPEISFHHDESLEKASKLWNLMREQQK; encoded by the coding sequence ATGTCAAGGTCTGACAGAGTGGCCCAGAGAATAAAGGTCCTTATCAGCGAAATACTCCACTGCGAGATAAACGATCCCCGGATAGGTTTTTTGACAGTGACCGATGTGTCCGTCTCCCCCGACCTTAAGAACGCGAAGATATATGTGAGCGTACTGGGAAAAGAAAATGACAAAAAGGAAGCGTTAAAAGGGCTTGAAAGCGCAAGAAAATTCATCAGGGGCTGCCTTGGAAACAAGCTTTCCCTCAGGGCAGTACCTGAAATATCGTTCCATCATGACGAATCGCTTGAAAAAGCGAGCAAGCTGTGGAACCTGATGAGAGAGCAGCAAAAATGA
- the infB gene encoding translation initiation factor IF-2 has protein sequence MQQKKKQVLPKKIKVDALAVELNTDVKQLLGILKDLGINAKTKASSIDEESAKIVRELIKGGNEEKKQDLKPEAPAVEVKAEVKKPEQQPDTPQKKTVTIYEPEITVKDLSSKFNMKVSDLIKELMLKGVLANINQRIAFDIASGIASKLGFELIQEEKKTVKEESSADVDQSKLRPRPPVVTIMGHVDHGKTKLLDAIRKTNVIDTEAGGITQHIGAYQVEIKGKQITFLDTPGHEAFTALRARGANATDIVVLVVAADDGVMPQTREAIDHAKASSAPIIVAINKIDKPDANPDRVKQQLSELDLTPEDWGGKTVTVPVSAKQGTGIDHLLEMILLVAEMMDLKADPSCPVKAIVIESFMDKSMGPVATVLIKEGTLRVGDAFYSGITSGKIRALINDKGKRISKAGPAFPVEIIGISDVPKAGDILKVVNSEKEARSIAEKSKELSGEGKSKGKVLSLEDFSMQVKSGEMKTLNLIIKADVHGSLEALVKSLSDLSTGNIKTHIILNSTGNINRSDVMLAKASEAIIIGFGVDFEGETKPLAETEGVDARLYSIIYNVIDDIKLALEGMLEPEYEEVISGHSLIRQLFKFSKVGAIAGCTVTDGKMVRGASVRVKRNGDMIFEGKISSLKRFKDDVKEVNTGMECGITVADFDDFAPDDIIEQFETRVKRKNVKV, from the coding sequence ATGCAACAGAAGAAAAAACAAGTCCTTCCGAAAAAGATAAAGGTTGATGCGCTTGCCGTTGAACTGAACACTGATGTAAAGCAGCTGCTCGGCATTCTAAAAGACCTCGGCATCAATGCTAAAACAAAAGCTTCTTCTATTGATGAAGAATCAGCAAAGATAGTAAGGGAACTGATCAAGGGCGGCAATGAAGAAAAGAAACAGGACTTAAAACCGGAAGCACCTGCTGTGGAAGTAAAGGCAGAGGTCAAAAAGCCGGAACAACAACCCGACACCCCGCAAAAAAAGACCGTAACCATATACGAACCGGAAATAACCGTCAAAGACCTTTCCTCAAAATTCAACATGAAAGTCAGCGATCTCATCAAGGAATTGATGCTTAAAGGCGTGCTTGCCAACATCAACCAGAGGATCGCTTTTGACATAGCAAGCGGCATAGCTTCCAAGCTCGGTTTTGAATTGATACAGGAAGAAAAAAAGACGGTAAAAGAAGAATCTTCGGCCGATGTCGATCAGTCCAAGCTCAGGCCCAGGCCGCCGGTGGTAACGATAATGGGGCATGTGGACCACGGTAAGACCAAGCTCCTTGACGCGATAAGGAAGACGAATGTCATCGATACAGAGGCCGGCGGGATAACCCAGCACATAGGAGCGTACCAGGTAGAGATAAAAGGCAAGCAGATAACTTTTTTAGACACGCCCGGGCACGAAGCCTTCACGGCCCTGAGAGCAAGAGGGGCTAATGCTACCGACATCGTTGTGCTCGTAGTAGCTGCCGATGACGGGGTCATGCCCCAGACAAGGGAAGCCATCGACCATGCCAAAGCCTCGAGCGCTCCGATAATAGTCGCTATCAATAAGATCGACAAGCCTGACGCCAATCCCGACAGGGTCAAGCAGCAGCTGTCTGAGCTGGACCTTACGCCCGAAGACTGGGGAGGCAAGACGGTGACGGTTCCCGTATCCGCAAAACAGGGCACGGGCATCGACCATCTGCTTGAGATGATCCTTCTTGTGGCGGAAATGATGGACCTTAAAGCCGATCCTTCCTGCCCGGTGAAAGCTATCGTCATAGAATCTTTTATGGACAAATCAATGGGGCCCGTTGCGACCGTCCTTATAAAGGAAGGGACGTTGAGAGTAGGGGACGCTTTTTATTCAGGTATTACCAGCGGCAAGATAAGGGCCCTGATAAATGACAAGGGAAAAAGGATCTCAAAAGCGGGACCGGCCTTTCCCGTCGAGATAATAGGCATCTCGGACGTCCCTAAAGCCGGCGACATCCTTAAGGTCGTAAATAGTGAAAAAGAAGCCCGGTCCATAGCCGAGAAGAGCAAAGAACTGTCCGGAGAAGGAAAGTCAAAAGGCAAGGTCCTTTCACTTGAAGACTTCTCGATGCAGGTCAAATCAGGGGAAATGAAGACCTTGAACCTGATAATAAAGGCTGACGTCCACGGTTCACTGGAAGCTCTTGTAAAGAGCCTGAGCGACCTTTCCACCGGCAACATAAAGACACACATAATACTTAACAGCACCGGCAACATCAACAGGAGCGACGTGATGCTCGCGAAAGCATCCGAAGCGATAATAATAGGGTTCGGAGTGGATTTTGAGGGCGAGACCAAACCGCTTGCCGAGACAGAGGGCGTTGACGCCAGGCTGTATTCTATCATCTACAATGTCATTGACGACATCAAGCTGGCCCTTGAAGGCATGCTGGAGCCTGAATACGAGGAAGTTATCTCCGGCCACTCGCTTATCAGGCAACTGTTCAAATTTTCAAAGGTAGGCGCTATCGCAGGCTGCACGGTGACCGACGGAAAGATGGTCCGCGGCGCTTCCGTAAGGGTTAAAAGGAACGGGGATATGATCTTTGAAGGAAAAATATCTTCCCTTAAACGCTTCAAGGACGATGTGAAAGAGGTCAATACGGGTATGGAATGCGGCATAACGGTCGCGGACTTTGATGATTTTGCCCCTGATGACATCATCGAGCAGTTCGAGACGCGGGTAAAGAGGAAAAATGTCAAGGTCTGA